A stretch of Clostridium sp. BJN0001 DNA encodes these proteins:
- a CDS encoding metal-sensing transcriptional repressor, with protein sequence MECISKGKSTKRNDKEYKDLIVRLKKIEGQVRGIMKMVEDERYCIDIMNQVSAASSALNSFNRVLLNSHMRHCVVNDIKKGNDETLDELEFIFKKLIK encoded by the coding sequence ATGGAGTGTATATCAAAAGGAAAAAGTACAAAGAGAAATGATAAAGAATACAAAGATTTAATTGTAAGATTAAAGAAAATAGAGGGACAGGTAAGGGGCATAATGAAGATGGTAGAAGATGAAAGATACTGTATAGATATAATGAATCAGGTAAGTGCGGCAAGTTCTGCTCTTAATTCATTTAATAGGGTACTTTTAAATTCGCATATGCGTCATTGTGTAGTTAATGATATAAAAAAAGGAAATGATGAAACGTTAGATGAACTTGAGTTTATATTTAAAAAATTGATTAAATAA